In Pseudomonadaceae bacterium SI-3, the sequence GGTCGGTTCGATCACCCATGGCGCCGGCTGGGCTGCGGCCGCAGTGGCGCAGCGCGAGCAGTGGCGCGGCATCGGGCTGGATGTAGAGAAGCAGATCCCCACCACACGGGCCGACCGCCTGGTCGCTGAAATCCTCACCCCATACGAATTGGAAGGTTACGCCGCGCTCGACGAGACCCAGCGCGCCCTGCGCGTCACCCTGACCTTCTCCCTCAAGGAAAGCCTGTTCAAGGCGCTCTACCCGCTGGTGAACAAGCGCTTCTATTTTCAGGAAGCCGAACTGATTCATCACGACAGCAGCGGCTACGCCCGCCTGCGCCTGCTTACTGATTTATCCGGAGACTGGAAGACCGGCGCTGAGCTGAACGGCCAGTTCGTCCAATTCGATGACTATCTGCTAAGTCTTGTAAGCATTCCGGTCTGATCTTCACAGCCAAGCGCAAATCCATCGCGAGTCGCCTCAATCCGACTCGTGAGGCTAATGCTTGCTCAGCCCAGCGTGGGTCACCCAACGACCTTTCAGTAAGCGCAAGGCGCTGTCCCCAATGCCTACTTCACCCGCTTGCGCGGCCAGACCAGGGTGAAACGCGCGCCGCCCAGATCGCTGTGCCCAATCTGCGACCGACCGCCGTGCCAGTAGGTGATCCGCCGGACGATGGACAGGCCCAAACCATGCCCGCCGGAGGCGCGGGTGCGGCTGTCATCCAGGCGCAGGAAAGGTGCAAAGACCTTCTCCCACGCTTCCTCGGGTACGCCCGGGCCGTCATCGTCGACTACCAGCTTCGCCCGGTCGGCATCGATGACGAAGCTGACCTCAACCCGCGTTTCGGCGTGGCGCATGGCATTGCTGATCAGATTGCTCAAGGCGCGACGCATGTAGTGCGGCTCGGCATCGACCACGCTGCTCCCGTCCGATGCCGGTTTACAGGGCCCGCGCTCGACCAACACCGCCGGGCGCAAAGGCGCCAGCTCCCCGATGACCTGATCGACCAGCGCGCTCAAGTCGACCGATTGGAACGTCAGCTCCGGCGATCCACGCTCGAGGCGCGTGTAGACCAGCATCTCGTCCACCAGTCGATCCAGATCGTCGATGTCGCCGTCCATGTCTTCCAGATAGCGGTGGCGTGCTTCCGGCGTCTGCGCCGAGCCGACCATCTCCAGGCCGAAACGCAACCGGGCGACTGGCGTTCGCAGCTCATGGGCCACCGCGCTGACCATCTCCCGCTGCACCGCGAGCAAGCGCTGCAGATGGCTCGCCATGCCATTGAAGGCTTTGGCCAATCGCCCCACCGAATCGGTGCCGGCATCCGGCACGCGCGCTTCCAGCTGGCCGGTCGCGATGCGCGTGGCAGCGCGCTCGACGCTTCGCAGACGCCGCTCCAGCTGGCGCACCAGCAGATACACCGTCAGCCCGATCAACGACAGACCCAGCACACCGATCAAAATCAGCAGCTCGGGCGGATAGGGATTGAGCTGACGCAGCGGCCCCAGCGACATGATCCAGGGGGTTCCGGCAATTGCTGCGAACACCCGGATGGCCTCGCCGCCGTTGACCAGCGCCATCACCGTGTCCCCTTCATCCAGCCGGCGCCGCTGATCATCATCGAGACTGGCGCTGTCGCGGGTCAGCAGCTCCAGCGGATAGCCGAAACCGCGCGCCGCCTTCAGTTCGGCCAGGCGCTGGGGTTGTTCGGCTTCGGGGTAGCGAATCAGCTCATCGATCAGCAGATAGATAGTCGCGCGAGCCAGTTGCTCGCTGAGCTGCTCGACCTCGCCCGTCAGCGCCAGACGGTCTTCAGCACTGACCAGGGAATAGATCGTCACGCTGCCAGGGCGGATCTGCTCCACCAGAACCTGGCCGCGCAGCAGTCGCGTCTCCAAGCCGCTCTCGAGCCTGATGTCCTCCAGGGTTCGCACGCGCAGCGGTATGCCCAGCAGCCGCCCCCAGAGGTTCGCCGCCTGACGCCGCTCGATGGGCGTCATGCTGCTCATGTTGTGCGCCATCAGGCGAAAGGTACCGGCCGCCAGCGCCTCGCGATGCTGATCGGCCCGGACCTGATTGAGCAGATGGAGACCACCCGCGCCCAGCAACCCCACCAGCACCAGCACGGCGAGCATGCCGCCGTAGATGCGCAGGAAGATCGAATTCACTGCAGCGCTTCAGCCGCTTCGGAGACGAACAGGTAGCCCTTGCCCCGCACTGTCTTGATCAGCCGTGGGTGATCAGGGTCGTCACCAATCTTCGGGCGGATGCGTGAGATACGCACATCGATGGAACGGTCCTGCCCGTCATATTCGATGCCGCGCAGTTCAGAGAAGATCTGTTCGCGGGACATGATCCGTCCCGGGTTGGAGGTCAGCAGCCACAGCAGGTCGAACTCCGCGCCGGTCAGCTCGATGCCCTCCCCGCGCAACCAGGCCTCGCGCAACGCGTTGTCGACCACCAATGGGCCGTACTGGACGCGCTTTCCACCCACAGTCGACGGTGCCTCTGTCCCTTCACGCCGTCGCAACAAGGCTCGGATGCGCGCCAGCAGCAACCGCGGCCGCACAGGCTTGCAGACATAGTCGTCAGCACCGATTTCCAGGCCGAGCACCTGATCGAGATCGTCGGCGCGCGCGGTGAGCATCAGGATCGGCCCGTCATAGCGATCGCGCACCTTGCGGCAGATAGACAACCCATCTTCGCCGGGCAGCATCAGGTCGAGCACCACCAGATCGGGACGCTCATTAATGATGCGTTCGGCCGCCTGGGCGCCGTCCGCCTCGATGGAGACCTGCATGCCGTTACTTTCAAGATACTCACGGGTCAGCTCGGCCAACCGCTGGTCATCTTCGACAATCAGGATGTTCCAAGACTCTTGATCCACCATGCGCCCTCCCGAGACACCGGCCGGCATTGTAGCGCCAGCGCATAGCCAGATGGCAGCGGTTGACATGCTCCGCTTGGCGCACGACCTAGAAGAAACGAGGGAAGCTGCGCCCGGTGAGGACCGCTTCGCAGGACTGGCACATCGCTGCGCCCGGTCCGGCGCTAAGCAAAGGGCCATCACTGTTGCCCGCTCCGTCAAAATCAAGCCTTGCAGGCTGCAAAACGCAATAAATCCGTCTTTGACAAAACACCACATATAGTGTTTTCGCTTGAACGCCGCCGGGTATCCGAAAGCGCTGGCGAGCACGCATTTCATCTGAACATCGTGCAGCCCCGAAACGGCGCGGGCTGCGCCCTGATCGCGCACAGCTCACCCACATCTTATCCACAGGTTGTTCATTTTGAGTGCCTTGCGCTGTGTCTGAACCGCCACTATCGTGTCGCTCCAGGCGCCTTTTACCCCATATGTTGGGTGTCGAAAGCCAAACAGACACAAACGCCGAAAAAAGCAAGCAAAATAAATTCGCTCTGATTTTTACCCGGCCCGCGTCCGCACGGGCGCGATAGATCGTCGCCACAGACCGCGATCCTGCGCAGCCCAACGTTGATTTCGCTCAAGTCCAGCAGTAGCGCATGCGCCAAGCGCGTCACACTACATGTTGTGTTTTGAGGTTGTGATCTTCACAACGCCTGACTATGCTTCGGCACATTCGATTCGCCACCTCAGGTGCCGGATCGTTTCCAGTTTTGAGTCACCCATGGGCCGGTTCGCCGGGGCATGGTTCATGCAATACGAGACACGCAATACAGATCAGGGCCGCCCACGAAGCGAGCCCGACACCTAACGTGCTACCGAGACAGAGAGAATCCGGAGACCCCATGCAGAACGAGTCCAT encodes:
- a CDS encoding two-component sensor histidine kinase is translated as MNSIFLRIYGGMLAVLVLVGLLGAGGLHLLNQVRADQHREALAAGTFRLMAHNMSSMTPIERRQAANLWGRLLGIPLRVRTLEDIRLESGLETRLLRGQVLVEQIRPGSVTIYSLVSAEDRLALTGEVEQLSEQLARATIYLLIDELIRYPEAEQPQRLAELKAARGFGYPLELLTRDSASLDDDQRRRLDEGDTVMALVNGGEAIRVFAAIAGTPWIMSLGPLRQLNPYPPELLILIGVLGLSLIGLTVYLLVRQLERRLRSVERAATRIATGQLEARVPDAGTDSVGRLAKAFNGMASHLQRLLAVQREMVSAVAHELRTPVARLRFGLEMVGSAQTPEARHRYLEDMDGDIDDLDRLVDEMLVYTRLERGSPELTFQSVDLSALVDQVIGELAPLRPAVLVERGPCKPASDGSSVVDAEPHYMRRALSNLISNAMRHAETRVEVSFVIDADRAKLVVDDDGPGVPEEAWEKVFAPFLRLDDSRTRASGGHGLGLSIVRRITYWHGGRSQIGHSDLGGARFTLVWPRKRVK
- a CDS encoding 4'-phosphopantetheinyl transferase, with protein sequence MTSTLYHPACCSPLSDHWPLPLALPGVQLISTRFDPALLDPEDFTRCGVPGMTAVSKRQTEFLAGRLCACEALRRATGAPCIPAVNEDRSPCWPAGVVGSITHGAGWAAAAVAQREQWRGIGLDVEKQIPTTRADRLVAEILTPYELEGYAALDETQRALRVTLTFSLKESLFKALYPLVNKRFYFQEAELIHHDSSGYARLRLLTDLSGDWKTGAELNGQFVQFDDYLLSLVSIPV
- a CDS encoding DNA-binding response regulator; amino-acid sequence: MDQESWNILIVEDDQRLAELTREYLESNGMQVSIEADGAQAAERIINERPDLVVLDLMLPGEDGLSICRKVRDRYDGPILMLTARADDLDQVLGLEIGADDYVCKPVRPRLLLARIRALLRRREGTEAPSTVGGKRVQYGPLVVDNALREAWLRGEGIELTGAEFDLLWLLTSNPGRIMSREQIFSELRGIEYDGQDRSIDVRISRIRPKIGDDPDHPRLIKTVRGKGYLFVSEAAEALQ